The following coding sequences lie in one Plasmodium sp. gorilla clade G2 genome assembly, chromosome: 11 genomic window:
- a CDS encoding DnaJ protein, putative, with amino-acid sequence MISNKDDAYECFNLACKYMKNGNFSHAKNLFLKAKRMFPDIDITEQLKTCEDEINKSEHIGTEKTTYNNNNTTSSTFSRDSTNNLHERFRKKDECLEKILRTNNYYEILGIPKNSNDETIKAAYKKLAKLYHPDKNKDKGAEEAFKKVSKAFQHLINKEKRYEYDNNIDEHGHHTTYRTTHYYYNDDTFTPEDLFRNIFGLNFATCNNTNFRTHINSNRSYTNNNNTNSANNAQRNYSFVQILIFLIMFLIFFLSSHFEQPKAVYSLQKTNYFDTINYTSLNNIRFYTKRTFNYNYPRNSHSRFQIEYEVEYKYYEHECHILTKKIKNDYYREKSKYQQKINYKDIPESCMKLKTLEEQYNNYILKLKKR; translated from the exons atgattAGTAATAAGGATGATGCTTATGAGTGTTTCAATTTAGCTTGCAAGTATATGAAAAATGGGAATTTTAGTCAtgcaaaaaatttatttttaaaagcaAAACGAATGTTTCCAGATATAGATATAACAGAACAATTAAAAACATGTGAAGacgaaataaataaaagtgaACATATAGGAACTGAAAAAactacatataataataataatactactAGTAGTACATTTAGTAGAGACTCTACAAATAATTTACATGAACGTTTCAGGAAAAAAGATGAATgtttagaaaaaatattaagaacaaataattattatgaaatcTTAGGTATACCAAAAAATAGTAATGATGAAACTATAAAAGctgcatataaaaaattagctAAATTATATCATcctgataaaaataaagataaaggAGCTGAAGAAGCTTTTAAAAAAGTTTCTAAAGCATTTCAACAtctaataaataaagaaaaaagatatgaatatgataataatatagatgaaCATGGTCATCATACTACTTATAGAACaacacattattattataatgatgatacaTTTACACCTGAAGATTTATTTCGTAATATTTTTGGTCTCAATTTTGCAACCTGTAATAATACAAACTTCAGAACACATATAAATTCAAATAGATCatatactaataataataatactaataGTGCTAATAATGCACAACGAAATTATTCTTTTGttcaaatattaatatttttaatcatgtttcttatattctttttgtcAAGTCATTTTGAGCAGCCCAag gCTGTTTATTCTCTTCAGAAAACAAATTATTTTGATACAATAAATTATACCTCATTAAACAATATACGGTTTTATACAAAAAGaacatttaattataattatcctCGAAATAGTCATTCACGTTTTcaa aTTGAGTATGAAGTCGAATACAAATACTATGAGCATGAATGCCATATTTTaacaaagaaaataaaaaatgattacTATAGGGAAAAATCTAAATATC aacaaaaaataaattataaagacATCCCTGAAAGTTGtatgaaattaaaaacattAGAA gaaCAATACAATaactatattttaaaattaaaaaagagatga
- a CDS encoding UVB-resistance protein UVR8 homologue — MLKIGNVVKNKRCFLKYDVKFYSSKKKVETKKNKEQKYNLWRWGCPGDSLFSSIKVGEKNKMPEKLSEFENVNIEKLSAGCNHSAFIIDGKIYTYGLNDKGQLGRTLDGNEKSQNYSLIPKEVKTNEDIKFKNVCCGYKHTLAIDENNELYSWGWGGNIFKGANGLGQGNKNNINSPKRVETFKNEDSEFINISCGEQHSLALTKNGKVYGCGKGEFGRLGKGNHGDQLFFEEIDYFSSNNIEIKDICCGHSFSAALSKNGDVYVWGRNDYGQLGIENSIGDLYSHEVYPNKVKYFEIENIKIKYIACGDNHMIACSENNIIYFWGSRAWLEPKAITLNPLYQNSLIKKNIEKIDAGGSTYYYSMLLSDHKLYSWGKYNSSCLALNDKKNHNEPTLVDSALFNNEHICDISCGRGRVLAKTLANN; from the coding sequence ATGCTTAAGATAGGAAATGTCGTGAAGAATAAAAGgtgttttttaaaatatgacgTAAAATTTTATAGTAGTAAGAAAAAGGTAGAgactaaaaaaaataaagaacagaaatataatttatggaGATGGGGATGTCCAGGTGATagtttattttcttctataaAAGTTGGAGAAAAAAACAAGATGCCTGAAAAATTAAGTGAATTTGAAAATGTAAACATAGAGAAATTATCAGCTGGTTGTAATCATTCAGCTTTTATTATAGATGgaaaaatttatacatatgGATTAAATGATAAAGGTCAGTTAGGAAGAACATTAGATGGAAATGAAAAATCACAGAATTATTCATTAATACCAAAAGAAGTAAAAAcaaatgaagatataaaatttaaaaatgtatGTTGTGGTTATAAACATACATTAGCtattgatgaaaataatgaattatatagTTGGGGATGGGGtggaaatatttttaaggGAGCTAATGGATTAGGTcaaggaaataaaaataatataaatagccCTAAAAGAGTAGaaacatttaaaaatgaagattctgaatttataaatatatcttgtGGTGAACAACATAGTTTAGCCTTAACAAAAAATGGAAAGGTTTATGGATGTGGAAAAGGAGAATTTGGAAGATTAGGTAAAGGGAATCATGGGGAtcaattattttttgaagaaATAGATTATtttagtagtaataatattgaaattAAAGATATATGTTGTGGTCATAGCTTTTCAGCAGCTCTTTCAAAAAATGGAGATGTATATGTCTGGGGTAGAAATGATTATGGTCAATTAGGTATTGAAAATAGTATTGGAGATTTATATTCTCATGAAGTATATCCTAATAAAgttaaatattttgaaattgaaaatattaaaataaaatatattgctTGTGGTGATAATCATATGATTGCTTGttcagaaaataatattatttatttttgggGATCAAGAGCATGGCTTGAACCAAAAGCTATAACATTAAATCCTTTATATCAAAAtagtttaataaaaaaaaatatagaaaaaattgaCGCAGGAGGTagtacatattattattctatgCTCTTATCTGAtcataaattatattcatgGGGAAAATATAATTCCTCTTGTTTAgctttaaatgataaaaaaaatcataatgAACCTACATTGGTAGATTCTGCCTTATTTAATAATGAACACATATGTGATATTTCATGTGGCAGAGGACGCGTTCTTGCAAAAACATTGGCAAATAATTAA
- a CDS encoding mitochondrial ribosomal protein S9 precursor, putative translates to MIGIRALRNDIFKNIKENINKGFFFQYIHNYSTQNEISKKPKKDYILSLDEALYLSKELGIKTTTEIQRIIMRSPPFSPDTSPFVIENFFSSEGQENGSEELSQIDKKIMELETTKQEKEEDELNQGDFYSNNIKINECANKYNDSIINKILIDNFNKKRVKTFWHDNNEWLEESEGIGTNKRSCAYVYIKRGSGIIKINGNEDLYIRWPYFYNRMDVLEPFYVTNTACVFDVFIKLKGGGISGQSKAARLAVGRALLNACPHIYNELKQHDILYEDMRQKFPKMPGRKKSRAMKQWSKR, encoded by the coding sequence aTGATAGGAATAAGAGCCTTAAGAAAtgacatttttaaaaatatcaaggaaaatattaataaaggaTTTTTTTTCCAATACATACATAATTATTCTACACAAAATGAAATAAGCAAAAAACCTAAAAAggattatattttatcattagaTGAAGCATTGTATTTATCTAAAGAGTTGGGAATTAAGACAACTACAGAAATAcaaagaattattatgaGGTCCCCACCATTTTCTCCAGATACAAGTCCATTCGTtattgaaaattttttttctagtGAAGGACAAGAAAATGGATCAGAGGAATTATCTCAgattgataaaaaaattatggaaTTAGAAACGACAAAACAAGAAAAAGAGGAAGATGAATTAAATCAAGGTGATTTTTattctaataatataaaaatcaaTGAATGtgcaaataaatataatgattctataataaataaaatattaatagataattttaataagaaAAGAGTAAAGACTTTTTGgcatgataataatgaatggTTAGAGGAATCTGAAGGCATTGGGACAAATAAAAGATCATGtgcatatgtatatataaaaagaggttcaggtattattaaaataaatggtAATGaggatttatatatacgATGGCCTTATTTCTATAACAGAATGGATGTGTTAGAACCATTTTATGTTACCAATACTGCTTGTGTATTTGATGTTTTTATAAAGTTAAAAGGAGGAGGAATAAGTGGACAATCAAAAGCAGCACGATTAGCTGTAGGAAGAGCATTATTAAATGCATgtccacatatatataatgaactAAAACaacatgatatattatatgaagatATGAGACAGAAATTTCCTAAAATGCCTGGAAGGAAAAAATCCAGAGCCATGAAGCAATGGTCAAaaagatga
- a CDS encoding subtilisin-like protease 2 codes for MLNTIYVISLILIKFIFYNDCNNNNFLSSIELYNYKLRKKNRILNNKINDKKSFLSDLEQNYKPLFDIYEISANFEKRRKELEKKSKEDVNGNENENGNENENKNENKNEIKNKNKKEDLNINQYELEKEYKDVINLLELSLSSQSKDPNNRVSNNDNSGNNENNKDKSNNNNSSNYKSSKSLDELIKDAILKLKENPNIKNKNNLDYEKIFKIIKQKASNNNSANNNIKRDDNEKSKEEKKESDIPTKVEVKKDDINGQLKKDVPTKKEIKNDMINKKSNDEHISNEGKSNSLNNFKTSKNEGDIITKKYDHYTIVTNSKDILNDISIDASDISKNSIGGINIPFNENNNSSFTHQRYIVLSNNGEKKYKIVLMTKNPKFMDMDGIYEEGEKKESLIELNQKINKHENTNLYDGTGTLYYGKKSKKEKENTQQKGGNDQNEDIRHHNNNNNNIMNDDIMDYNNNNNEESPSMFRRFINFLSFSSSENETKDTLIYNAKNDKAQQNKKQQNGKNNHNNNLNNNNNNNNRILLNVDKLVDQYLLNLKNNYTSKQELILVLKGDLDLHSENMNTIIKNAKQNLEKYFKEHFKNVDKITYDISTPINFLCIFIPTVFDMNNMDLLKEALLILHNDLQEYVENWSFSSTYHTYEADYIKEQDYVDDDKAPKKKFIKANKKLYNNKYSFLTKFLSIEPIMLFAKKLNSRRTNIEKEILNFLPKELRDYSTWNLSIIRVFNAWFLAGYGNKNVKVCVVDSGADVNHVDLNGNLYIPDYNEKYEMTEDFYNFMVKNPTDTSGHGTHVTGIIGGVANDLGVVGVAPNITLISLRFIDGKKYGGSFHAIKALNVCILNKAPIINASWGSSHFDVNLHLAVERLKYTLNGKGSVLIAASGNKSNDNDISPLYPATFTFPHVYSVASISRNFEISPFSNYGHKSVHILAPGHHIYSTIPNNSYKIFTGTSMAAPHVCGVSALVYSVCYNQGFIPQAEEVLDILTRTSIKIISTKKRTINDSLVNAEGAVLTTLLGGLWMQMDCYFVKFNLDKGKKKHIPVVFSAYKKGVYETDIVIAIIPLDGQSKIYGEIHIPIKIVTDVNIPNFKESPQRGKTYNIDANEAHHDEVLSYICENALYNLYEYDGHYLFASVMLFFLALISIFVGVIYMKSRKHNNDKCSKHLMRSSYIPEMDDAKEETQQLQQERRQYFRELFGEDMKKNYDQNFVQDFGDDFGQDFRQDFKLGSRPDLKQDSNIDFQNKVQEPERKTVKIIINNFEDRKKETKRRLLKGLNYNGENGKKQNFTNDSIGNNIKNFKFSNNTAMKKNTNKNEDVKITSDDNVNKAMNQLDDMFMK; via the exons ATGCTGAATACTATTTATGTGATTTCCttgatattaataaaatttatcttttataatgattgtaataataataattttttaagtagtatagaattatataattataaactAAGGAAGAAAAATAGGAttctaaataataaaataaatgataagaaATCCTTTTTGTCTGATTTAGAACAAAATTACAAACCGTTATTTgacatatatgaaatatcAGCTAATTTTGAGAAAAGGAGAAAAGAgttagaaaaaaaatcaaaggAAGATGTAAAtggaaatgaaaatgaaaatggaaatgaaaatgaaaataaaaatgaaaataaaaatgaaattaaaaataaaaataaaaaggaagatctaaatataaatcaatATGAGTTAGAGAAAGAATATAAAGATGTCATAAATTTATTAGAATTAAGCTTAAGTTCTCAAAGTAAGGATCCAAATAATCGTGTaagtaataatgataattctggaaataatgaaaataataaagacaaatcaaataacaataattcTTCGAATTATAAAAGTTCTAAATCTCTTGATGAATTAATTAAGGATGCAATACTCAAATTAAAAGAGAAtccaaatattaaaaataagaataatttgGATTAtgagaaaatatttaaaataattaaacaaaaagcgagcaataataattcagctaataataatataaaaagggatgataatgaaaaatcaaaagaggaaaaaaaagaaagcgATATACCTACAAAAGTGGAAGTGAAAAAAGATGACATAAATGgtcaattaaaaaaagatgtACCAACAaagaaagaaattaaaaatgatatgataaataaaaaaagtaatgaTGAGCATATTTCTAATGAAGGAAAATCGAATTctcttaataattttaaaacatCAAAGAATGAAGGagatataataacaaaaaaatatgaccATTATACTATAGTAACCAATTCTaaggatatattaaatgatatttCTATTGATGCTTcagatatatcaaaaaatagtATAGGAGGTATTAATATACCTTTTAATGAAAACAATAATAGTAGTTTTACTCATCAAAGATATATAGTATTATCAAACaatggagaaaaaaaatacaaaattgtTTTAATGACAAAGAATCCTAAATTTATGGATATGGATGGTATATATGAggaaggagaaaaaaaagagtCTCTTATTGAattaaatcaaaaaataaacaagCACGAAAATACAAACCTGTATGATGGAACGGGTACATTATATTATGGTAAAAAATccaaaaaggaaaaagaaaatacacAACAAAAAGGAGGAAATGACCAGAACGAAGACATACGTCatcacaataataataataataatattatgaatgaCGATATAAtggattataataataataataatgaggaATCACCAAGTATGTTCAGAcgttttataaattttttaagttTCTCAAGTAGTGAAAATGAAACAAAAGATACGTTAATTTATAATGCCAAAAATGATAAGGCccaacaaaataaaaaacaacaaaatggtaaaaataatcataataataatcttaataataataataataataataatcgtattttattaaatgttgATAAACTTGTAGATCAATATCTATTAAacctaaaaaataattacacATCGAAACAAGAATTGATACTTGTACTTAAAGGAGATTTAGATCTTCATTCagaaaatatgaatactattataaaaaatgcaaaacaaaatttagaaaaatattttaaagaacATTTTAAGAACGTAGATAAAATAACCTATGATATATCAACACCCATCAATTttctttgtatttttataccAACTGTTtttgatatgaataatatggatTTACTTAAAGAAgcactattaatattacataatgATTTACAAGAATATGTTGAAAACTGGAGTTTTTCTAGTACATACCATACATACGAAGCGGATTATATAAAGGAACAAGATTATGTGGATGATGATAAAGCTccaaagaaaaaatttataaaagcaaataaaaaattatataacaacAAATATTCTTTCTTAACTAAATTTTTAAGTATTGAACCAATTATGTTATTTGCTAAAAAGCTAAATTCTAGACGTAcaaatattgaaaaagaaatattaaattttttaccTAAAGAATTAAGAGATTATTCCACATGGAATTTGTCAATTATTAGAGTTTTCAATGCTTGGTTTTTGGCTGGATATGGGAATAAGAATGTGAAAGTATGTGTAGTTGATTCAGGAGCAGATGTAAATCATGTTGATTTGAAtggtaatttatatattccagattataatgaaaaatatgaaatgactgaagatttttataatttcatgGTAAAAAATCCTACAGATACTTCAGGTCATGGTACACATGTTACTGGTATTATAGGAGGTGTAGCTAATGATTTAGGTGTAGTAGGTGTAGCTCCTAATATTACATTAATATCATTAAGATTTATTGATGGTAAAAAATATGGTGGAAGTTTTCATGCAATTAAGGCTTtaaatgtatgtatattaaataagGCACCAATTATAAATGCTAGTTGGGGTTCTAGCCATTTCGACGTTAACCTACATCTAGCAGTGGAAAGATTAAAGTATACTCTAAATGGAAAGGGAAGTGTGTTAATAGCGGCATCTGGAAATAAAAGTAACGATAATGATATTTCCCCTTTATATCCTGCTACATTTACATTTCCTCATGTTTATAG tGTGGCCTCCATTAGCAGAAATTTTGAAATTTCTCCCTTCTCAAATTATGGACACAAGAGTGTGCACATTTTAGCCCCAGGTCATCACATATACTCGACTATTCCAAATAATTCATACAAGATCTTTACAGGTACTTCTATGGCTGCTCCTCATGTATGTGGTGTAAGTGCTTTAGTATATTCAGTTTGTTATAATCAAGGTTTTATTCCTCAAGCAGAAGAGGTGTTAGATATATTAACAAGGACatctattaaaataatatctaCAAAGAAAAGAACGATAAATGACAGTTTAGTTAATGCAGAGGGTGCAGTTTTGACTACTTTATTAGGAGGGTTATGGATGCAAATGGATTGTTATTTtgttaaatttaatttagaTAAAGGTAAGAAAAAGCATATTCCTGTTGTTTTCTCTGCTTATAAAAAAGGAGTATATGAAACAGATATCGTTATAGCTATTATACCTCTTGATGGGCAATCCAAAATCTATGGAGAAATTCATATTCCTATAAAAATTGTAACAGATGTAAATATTCCAAATTTCAAGGAATCTCCACAAAGAggaaaaacatataatatagatgCTAATGAAGCACATCATGATGAAGTCCTTTcttatatatgtgaaaatgctttatataatttgtatgAATATGATGGTCATTATTTGTTCGCTTCTGTcatgttattttttctagCATTAATATCCATATTTGTTGGagtgatatatatgaagTCGCGTAAACATAATAATGACAAATGTTCTAAACATCTAATGAGAAGTAGTTATATACCAGAAATGGATGATGCTAAGGAAGAAACACAACAACTACAACAAGAAAGGAGACAATATTTCAGAGAATTATTTGGAGAAGatatgaaaaagaattatgATCAGAATTTTGTACAAGATTTTGGTGATGATTTTGGTCAAGATTTTAGACAAGATTTCAAGCTGGGTTCAAGACCAGACTTAAAACAAGATTCTAATATAGATTTTCAAAATAAGGTACAGGAACCTGAAAGGAAAACcgtaaaaataattattaataacttTGAAGACAGAAAGAAAGAAACCAAAAGAAGACTACTGAAGggattaaattataatggtGAAAATGGAAAGAAACAGAATTTTACTAATGACAGTAttggaaataatataaaaaattttaaattctCAAACAATACagcaatgaaaaaaaatactaaTAAAAATGAGGACGTCAAAATAACATCTGACGATAATGTTAATAAGGCAATGAATCAACTTGATGATATGTTTATGAAAtga
- a CDS encoding apicoplast ribosomal protein S14p/S29e precursor, putative: MLSFIKLLLFFFYFMIFQGKDIFCVNHKRSDISLFLYSHRIYQNNKKNHVRKKLSILNLKKRLDPNDKYTVIKRHESKIQRNLKRKYMIERYKEKRQQLKKYISEASSPIEYVYWKYKLSTLPRDSCPVRYRNRCAITGRARGYYSFFGLCRHQARSLIQKMFFPGFVKASW, translated from the exons ATGTTgagttttataaaattattattattttttttttattttatgatttttCAAGGAAAGGATATATTTTGTGTAAATCATAAACGTTCAGATATatccttatttttatattctcatagaatttatcaaaataataagaaaaatcaTGTGAGGAAAAAATTGagtatattaaatttaaagaaGAGATTAGACCCGAATGATAAATATACAGTAATTAAAAGGCATGAATCCAAAATACAAAGAAATCTAAAAAGAAAGTATATGATTGAAAGATATAAAGAAAAGAGGcaacaattaaaaaaatatatatctgaAGCTTCGTCACCTATTGAATATGTTTATTGGAAATATAAACTTTCAACATTACCTAGAGATTCTTGCCCAGTACGATATAGAAATAGATGTGCAATAACAG GCAGAGCTAGAGGATATTATTCCTTCTTTGGTTTATGCAGACATCAAGCAAGATCTctaatacaaaaaatgttttttccAGGATTTGTCAAAGCAAGTTGGTAA